A stretch of Acidobacteriota bacterium DNA encodes these proteins:
- a CDS encoding MBL fold metallo-hydrolase, whose translation MQVLFLGTGTSHGVPMIGCDCAVCRSQDPRDSRLRPSLYLECDDGMRILVDTTPDLRQQALRHNLRKVDAVIYTHSHADHILGLDEVRRYNHMTRAPMPLYGDAATLADIRRVFSYVFETGGSAGGGVPDLRLNTIVGPFCLGRTEIQPLRVLHGGRPVLAFRIGTFAYLTDCNEIPDETMAELQGLDVLVLDALRRKRHPTHFSIDEAVAVARQLGARQTLFTHCCHDLGHAETCASLPDGMALAYDGLQVACI comes from the coding sequence ATGCAGGTGTTGTTTCTCGGGACGGGCACATCACACGGGGTGCCGATGATCGGCTGCGACTGCGCGGTGTGCCGTTCGCAGGACCCGCGCGACTCCCGCCTGCGTCCATCGCTGTACCTGGAGTGCGACGACGGGATGAGGATTCTGGTGGACACGACACCCGACCTGCGCCAGCAGGCGTTGCGCCACAACCTGAGGAAGGTTGACGCGGTCATCTATACGCACTCACACGCCGACCACATCCTCGGGCTCGACGAGGTGCGTCGCTACAACCACATGACGCGGGCCCCGATGCCGCTGTACGGCGACGCGGCGACGCTCGCCGACATTCGCCGGGTGTTCAGCTACGTCTTCGAGACCGGCGGGTCCGCTGGCGGTGGGGTACCCGACCTGCGTCTCAACACCATCGTCGGGCCGTTTTGCCTGGGGCGGACGGAAATCCAGCCGCTCAGGGTCCTGCATGGCGGACGGCCGGTGCTGGCCTTCCGCATCGGCACCTTCGCCTATCTGACCGACTGCAATGAAATCCCTGACGAGACGATGGCCGAACTCCAGGGGCTGGATGTGTTGGTGCTGGATGCCCTGCGCCGGAAGCGCCACCCCACGCACTTTTCGATCGACGAAGCGGTGGCGGTGGCCCGCCAACTTGGCGCGCGTCAGACGCTGTTCACGCACTGCTGCCACGACCTTGGCCACGCCGAGACGTGCGCGTCACTTCCCGACGGCATGGCGCTCGCATACGATGGTCTGCAGGTCGCATGCATATAG
- a CDS encoding YraN family protein, whose translation MRLLYGNYEAGKTGENLAAEELRRQGYVILARRYRTRFGEIDIVAQDDGTLVFVEVKARRTDRYGSAAESVTDWKQRRIAAMALDYLGWVGRLEDPCRFDVVAIDGLGTGDTKVKVIKEAFLAH comes from the coding sequence GTGCGACTTCTCTACGGTAACTACGAGGCCGGAAAAACTGGCGAAAACCTCGCGGCTGAGGAACTTCGTCGCCAAGGGTACGTAATTCTTGCGCGCCGCTACCGCACCAGGTTTGGAGAAATTGACATCGTCGCCCAAGACGATGGGACGCTGGTGTTTGTGGAGGTGAAGGCCCGCCGGACCGACCGGTATGGCTCAGCCGCCGAGAGCGTCACCGATTGGAAGCAGCGGCGCATCGCCGCCATGGCGCTTGATTATCTTGGGTGGGTGGGTCGCCTGGAAGACCCGTGCCGGTTCGACGTGGTGGCCATCGACGGCCTCGGCACCGGCGACACCAAGGTCAAGGTCATCAAAGAAGCCTTCCTCGCGCACTGA
- a CDS encoding bifunctional riboflavin kinase/FAD synthetase, giving the protein MHIAHFPADAPPHWPRPVAALGNFDGVHRGHQKILDRVKAQAAACGGNPVVVTFDPHPPRVVRPDKAPLMLMTLAQRLETFERAGVYGVAVVHFTPEMARWEPEAFVDRVLVDWLQVAEVWVGANFLFGRERLGTFTLLKALGEDRGFLTGNIEPVRYRDFVVSSTRIRRLIGEGRVGESAELLGHYYFLDGVVVHGEKRGRLLGFPTANLHVANELLPAYGIYATIAVVDGVRHPAVTSLGVRPTITGDGPVTVETHLLDGAMDLYGSSMRLEFVEWLRPEEKFDSLEALSAQIGLDCEAGRRVIEREGL; this is encoded by the coding sequence ATGCATATAGCGCACTTTCCGGCAGACGCGCCGCCGCACTGGCCTCGTCCCGTCGCCGCACTCGGAAATTTTGACGGAGTGCACCGCGGACACCAGAAGATCCTGGACCGCGTCAAGGCCCAGGCGGCCGCCTGCGGGGGCAACCCCGTGGTCGTCACGTTTGATCCCCATCCCCCGCGTGTGGTGCGGCCCGACAAGGCGCCGCTGATGCTGATGACGCTCGCGCAGCGGCTCGAGACGTTCGAACGCGCCGGTGTGTATGGGGTGGCGGTGGTCCATTTCACCCCGGAAATGGCGCGTTGGGAACCCGAAGCGTTTGTCGATCGGGTGCTGGTGGACTGGTTGCAGGTGGCCGAGGTGTGGGTGGGCGCCAACTTCCTGTTTGGCCGGGAGCGCCTCGGCACGTTCACGCTCCTCAAAGCCCTTGGCGAAGACCGCGGGTTCCTCACCGGGAACATCGAGCCGGTGCGGTACCGCGATTTTGTCGTCTCGAGCACGCGGATACGGCGCCTGATTGGAGAGGGCCGGGTGGGCGAGTCGGCCGAGTTGCTGGGCCACTACTACTTTCTGGACGGTGTGGTGGTGCATGGCGAAAAACGCGGGCGGCTCCTTGGATTTCCCACCGCGAATCTGCATGTCGCCAACGAACTGCTTCCGGCCTACGGCATCTACGCCACCATCGCCGTCGTTGACGGCGTCCGGCACCCGGCCGTGACCAGCCTCGGCGTCCGTCCTACGATCACCGGCGACGGCCCGGTCACCGTTGAGACGCACCTGCTTGATGGGGCGATGGACCTGTACGGCTCATCCATGCGGCTGGAATTTGTGGAGTGGCTGCGGCCTGAAGAAAAATTTGACAGCCTGGAGGCCCTGAGCGCGCAGATCGGCCTCGACTGCGAGGCCGGACGCCGTGTGATCGAGCGTGAGGGCCTGTGA
- the mazG gene encoding nucleoside triphosphate pyrophosphohydrolase: MARLVRIMATLRSKRGCPWDREQTHASLRPFLLEETYEALEVLDRGDLDALPGELGDVMFQCVFHSQIAAEAGRFEMADALDAITAKLVRRHPHVFTPSGRPLARGRKGRGRLPTTPSAVLTQWEQIKASEQHSAGAKKRLLSGVPRALPGLLRAYEIGTRVAAVGFDWPDTIGVVDKIDEEVRELREALSENPERAAEELGDLLFSIANLARKLKLEPESALRAANEKFSSRFAAVEADLERRGSSVHAATTEEMEAAWQRVKRSSPPRTARSRSARAPRARRSR, translated from the coding sequence ATGGCGCGGCTTGTGCGCATCATGGCCACGCTGCGCTCCAAGCGCGGGTGTCCGTGGGATCGCGAGCAGACGCACGCCAGCCTGCGCCCCTTTCTGCTGGAGGAAACCTACGAGGCGCTCGAGGTCCTGGACCGGGGCGACCTGGACGCGCTCCCGGGCGAACTCGGCGATGTGATGTTCCAGTGTGTCTTCCATTCCCAGATCGCGGCTGAAGCCGGACGTTTCGAAATGGCGGATGCCCTCGACGCCATTACCGCCAAGCTGGTGCGGCGCCATCCGCATGTCTTCACCCCCTCAGGCCGGCCGCTTGCACGCGGTCGAAAGGGGCGTGGGCGCCTGCCCACGACGCCGTCCGCCGTGCTGACCCAGTGGGAGCAGATCAAGGCGTCCGAGCAGCACAGCGCGGGCGCGAAAAAGCGCCTGCTGTCGGGCGTGCCCCGAGCCCTGCCGGGCCTGTTGCGTGCCTACGAAATCGGCACGCGTGTGGCGGCCGTCGGCTTTGACTGGCCCGACACCATCGGGGTGGTGGACAAGATCGACGAGGAAGTGCGCGAGTTGCGCGAAGCGCTGTCCGAGAACCCGGAACGGGCGGCCGAAGAACTGGGCGACCTGTTGTTTTCGATCGCCAACCTCGCCCGCAAGCTCAAGCTCGAGCCTGAGAGTGCCCTGCGCGCCGCCAACGAAAAATTCTCGTCCCGGTTTGCGGCGGTCGAAGCCGACCTGGAGCGGCGCGGCTCCAGCGTCCACGCGGCCACTACCGAAGAGATGGAGGCCGCGTGGCAGCGGGTGAAACGGTCGTCACCACCAAGGACCGCCCGGTCACGGTCCGCACGTGCGCCTCGCGCCCGTCGGTCTCGATGA
- a CDS encoding DNA internalization-related competence protein ComEC/Rec2 — MSFGPLLSLVVLAGVTAGLISQVESAAAAAIATFTLVLAIALAWGDGRWGSRCAWCAVGAVALTAGAFARDAALAPVPSWIVDTVEPIRLDGRLRRDASIVESGVRLELDDVWVHGPGDSRDSVDQLQVLTIVNGALATGSVGEWTAGRRVSMPVRLRVPSVVRNPGSPSPRWQRLTRPFDLVGTVKSAALVQVERGTAWQEAAAGVRRHVRAVAAQWLVPLGGDSAAVVTAILIGDRAGLDESVTRRLQVAGTFHVIAISGGNVAILTALCLFVFRLFMRRDQIPVVLTLVTVVAYGLVVGRDASVVRAVIAATLYLGLRLTGVAPQPTHVLTLTALISMVADPMVVLDVGAWLSFGATLGLITILPRLMGNTPPGPHRNWVTALRVVNSLFLATVAAEIVILPVAASVFMRVGVAGLLLNFVAIPAMVLAQLSGLLLIVLGSWPWLQGPASVLALTAHEATRALTGSAGLVDVVPWVSWRVPPPPVVLTMGYYAVVVLALAWRGRRWVKRGAVGAAMVCACLIVTAPWAPWQRPAPGWVRVTMIDVGQGEAIVVQFATGHVLLVDAGGSAGTFDVGGRVVTPALWALGIRKINWLAVTHADVDHAGGAPRVAGDLSPVEIWEGVPVPAHPLMGELRSVAQAKGAAWRRLQTGHQVELDNAVIDVLHPPIPDWERRDVRNDDSIVLRLRVGQVEVLLTGDAGPEFELPFTRGEPSPPIRVLKVGHHGSRTSSADQFLDRYAPVIALVSAGQGNLFGHPSPVVMARMARRGIDVFRTDRDGAVVIETDGREAHVRTVTGRSLVVTTVSPAATRPPSLR, encoded by the coding sequence ATGTCTTTCGGGCCACTGCTCTCCCTGGTCGTACTGGCGGGCGTTACTGCGGGTCTGATCTCGCAGGTGGAAAGCGCTGCCGCTGCGGCTATCGCCACGTTCACTCTGGTTCTGGCAATTGCCCTTGCGTGGGGCGATGGACGATGGGGCTCCCGGTGCGCCTGGTGTGCGGTTGGGGCGGTAGCGCTTACCGCCGGAGCGTTCGCGCGTGATGCCGCGCTCGCACCGGTGCCGTCGTGGATCGTTGACACCGTCGAACCCATCCGTCTCGATGGCCGCCTGCGGCGGGATGCGTCGATCGTAGAGTCTGGAGTTCGTCTGGAACTCGACGATGTGTGGGTGCACGGGCCCGGGGACTCACGGGATTCGGTGGACCAACTTCAGGTTCTCACCATCGTCAATGGGGCACTCGCGACCGGGTCGGTTGGGGAATGGACTGCGGGGCGCCGCGTCAGCATGCCGGTGCGCCTTCGGGTGCCTTCGGTGGTACGCAATCCGGGCTCGCCGAGTCCAAGGTGGCAGCGACTCACGCGCCCGTTTGACCTGGTCGGCACCGTGAAGAGCGCCGCATTGGTGCAAGTCGAGCGCGGCACGGCCTGGCAGGAGGCCGCTGCCGGCGTGCGCCGCCATGTGCGTGCCGTCGCAGCGCAGTGGCTCGTGCCCCTTGGTGGCGACAGTGCCGCCGTGGTGACTGCCATCCTCATCGGCGATCGCGCCGGCCTTGACGAGTCCGTCACTCGGCGGCTGCAGGTGGCAGGCACGTTTCACGTCATTGCCATCTCCGGCGGCAACGTGGCCATCCTCACGGCGCTGTGCCTGTTTGTGTTCCGCCTGTTCATGCGCCGCGATCAGATCCCCGTGGTGCTCACGCTGGTGACCGTGGTCGCCTACGGGCTGGTCGTGGGACGCGACGCGTCGGTTGTCCGCGCCGTCATCGCCGCCACCTTGTACTTGGGGCTGCGGCTGACTGGCGTCGCTCCCCAGCCGACCCATGTGCTGACGCTCACCGCGCTCATTTCAATGGTGGCCGACCCCATGGTGGTGCTGGATGTGGGCGCGTGGCTTTCGTTTGGCGCCACGCTTGGCCTCATCACGATTCTGCCGCGCCTGATGGGGAACACGCCGCCGGGGCCGCACCGCAACTGGGTGACGGCCTTGCGCGTCGTCAACAGTCTGTTTCTTGCCACTGTCGCAGCAGAGATCGTCATCCTGCCGGTGGCCGCATCGGTCTTCATGCGAGTGGGTGTGGCGGGACTGCTGCTGAACTTTGTCGCCATTCCCGCCATGGTGCTGGCGCAGTTGTCGGGCCTGCTGCTGATCGTGCTGGGGTCGTGGCCCTGGCTCCAGGGGCCAGCCTCAGTGCTGGCGTTGACCGCGCATGAAGCGACCCGGGCCCTGACCGGCTCAGCGGGACTGGTGGATGTGGTGCCATGGGTGTCGTGGCGTGTGCCGCCCCCGCCTGTGGTGCTGACGATGGGGTATTACGCGGTGGTGGTGCTGGCACTCGCGTGGCGTGGCCGTCGTTGGGTCAAGCGCGGCGCCGTCGGTGCCGCGATGGTCTGCGCCTGCCTGATTGTCACGGCGCCCTGGGCGCCGTGGCAGCGGCCGGCCCCGGGTTGGGTGCGCGTCACAATGATCGACGTCGGGCAGGGCGAGGCGATTGTCGTGCAGTTCGCGACCGGCCACGTGTTGCTCGTGGATGCCGGGGGATCGGCCGGGACGTTTGATGTGGGAGGTCGCGTCGTGACCCCCGCCCTGTGGGCGTTGGGCATCAGAAAGATCAATTGGCTGGCGGTGACCCATGCCGACGTGGATCACGCCGGTGGTGCGCCGCGTGTGGCCGGCGATCTTTCGCCTGTGGAAATTTGGGAGGGCGTCCCTGTGCCGGCGCATCCGCTGATGGGCGAGTTGAGGAGTGTCGCGCAGGCGAAGGGCGCAGCCTGGCGGCGACTGCAGACGGGACATCAGGTTGAACTCGACAACGCCGTGATCGACGTGTTGCATCCACCCATCCCCGACTGGGAACGTCGCGACGTGCGCAATGACGACTCGATCGTGCTTCGCCTGCGAGTTGGACAGGTGGAGGTCCTGTTGACCGGTGATGCGGGCCCGGAGTTCGAGCTGCCGTTCACCCGCGGCGAACCATCACCGCCGATTCGGGTCCTCAAGGTAGGGCACCACGGCAGCCGGACGTCCTCCGCGGATCAGTTTCTGGACCGGTATGCGCCGGTGATTGCGCTGGTGTCGGCGGGCCAGGGCAACTTGTTTGGTCATCCCTCGCCAGTGGTCATGGCCCGGATGGCGCGCCGAGGGATCGACGTGTTCCGGACCGATCGCGACGGCGCTGTGGTCATCGAGACCGACGGGCGCGAGGCGCACGTGCGGACCGTGACCGGGCGGTCCTTGGTGGTGACGACCGTTTCACCCGCTGCCACGCGGCCTCCATCTCTTCGGTAG
- a CDS encoding acetyl ornithine aminotransferase family protein translates to MITTPNIKTALPGPKAAAIIARDAKRVSTSYTRDYPFVMARGEGAVVEDVDGNVFLDCAAGIAVTSTGHSHPDVVKAIVDQAHKYLHMSGTDFFYEPQVQLAEEMAAIVPIDGEVRSFFGNSGTEANEAALKLAKYHTKRMNIIAFLGSFHGRTLGSLAATSSKFIQRRGFGPMMPGVFHAPYANCYRCPVGLKPESCQAECLGFVEEQILVHLVSPDEVAGVLVEPIQGEGGYVVPAPVFHQRLRDLTTKHGMMLIMDEVQSGMGRTGRMFAAEHFGVKADIVTIAKGIASGLPLSVTAARADVMNWPPGAHASTFGGNPLSCVAALETIKVLRAGLIQNAETVGNHLLDRLLALKDKYPLIGDVRGKGLMVGVELVRDRQTKERATTERDRIVQAMFKRGVLILGAGRNALRFAPPLVITTAQIDSVLDVFEQAVGELGN, encoded by the coding sequence ATGATCACCACACCGAACATCAAGACCGCGCTGCCGGGCCCCAAGGCCGCAGCGATCATCGCGCGCGACGCCAAGCGCGTGTCCACGTCCTACACCCGCGACTATCCGTTTGTGATGGCCCGGGGCGAAGGGGCCGTGGTCGAAGATGTGGATGGCAACGTGTTCCTCGACTGCGCGGCGGGCATCGCGGTGACCAGCACGGGCCACTCCCATCCCGACGTGGTCAAGGCCATCGTGGACCAGGCCCACAAGTATTTGCACATGTCGGGGACCGACTTCTTCTACGAGCCCCAGGTGCAGCTGGCCGAAGAGATGGCGGCCATCGTGCCGATCGATGGGGAGGTCCGTTCGTTCTTCGGCAACTCCGGCACCGAGGCCAATGAAGCGGCCCTCAAGCTGGCGAAGTACCACACGAAGCGGATGAACATCATCGCGTTCCTGGGCTCGTTCCATGGCCGCACGCTGGGGTCGCTGGCGGCCACGTCCAGCAAGTTCATCCAGCGCCGGGGCTTCGGTCCGATGATGCCGGGCGTGTTCCACGCGCCCTACGCCAACTGCTACCGCTGCCCGGTGGGCCTCAAGCCTGAGTCGTGCCAGGCCGAGTGCCTCGGCTTTGTCGAAGAGCAGATCCTGGTGCACCTGGTCTCGCCCGATGAAGTGGCGGGCGTGCTTGTGGAACCGATTCAGGGTGAGGGCGGGTACGTTGTGCCGGCGCCGGTGTTCCACCAACGGCTGCGCGACCTCACCACCAAACACGGGATGATGCTCATCATGGACGAGGTGCAGTCCGGCATGGGCCGCACCGGCCGGATGTTTGCCGCCGAACACTTCGGCGTCAAAGCCGACATCGTCACCATCGCCAAAGGCATTGCATCGGGGTTGCCGCTGAGCGTCACCGCCGCCCGGGCCGATGTCATGAACTGGCCGCCAGGGGCGCACGCGAGCACGTTTGGCGGCAATCCGCTGAGCTGCGTCGCGGCGCTCGAGACCATCAAGGTGCTCCGTGCGGGACTGATCCAGAACGCGGAAACAGTGGGGAACCACCTGCTCGACCGCCTGCTCGCCCTCAAGGACAAATACCCGCTCATCGGCGATGTCCGCGGCAAGGGACTGATGGTCGGCGTGGAGCTGGTGCGCGATCGCCAGACCAAAGAGCGCGCCACCACCGAGCGCGACCGCATAGTGCAAGCCATGTTCAAACGTGGTGTCCTCATCCTCGGCGCCGGCCGCAACGCCCTCCGTTTCGCCCCCCCGCTGGTGATCACCACCGCCCAAATCGACTCGGTCCTGGACGTCTTCGAACAGGCGGTTGGGGAACTGGGGAACTGA
- a CDS encoding cysteine--tRNA ligase codes for MRLFNTLTRTEEDFVPADGTTVRMYTCGLTVYARGHIGNFRTFISLDVLRRALRHQEGYGMRHVMNFTDVDDKTINASQQAGMSLRDYTDLYIKAFRDDCATLGLEPVEENPRATDEANLRAMVDMIAQLKTRGHTYESDGSTYFRIATLPDYGKLARLDHEGIQAGARVDTDTYDKQDARDFVLWKATKAGEPTWDYGCGPGRPGWHIECSAMALRLLGDGPIDIHGGGIDLIFPHHENEIAQAEGATGRQFSRFWVHVEFLNLDHEKMSKSLGNVYNVQDILDRGFKASALRYALISVHYRKQLTFSFEILTQADAALTRLTDFLARIDRVTGGDAHPEIAARVAAARDEFRSKIASDLNVPGGLGVMFELLREMNAAMDQDGGRALGAADAALIRDAFEEFDKVLGVVALRRREEAAPPVPEEEIRALIDERRQARRDRQFAKADTIRAGLEARGVILEDSPTGTRWKRK; via the coding sequence ATGCGCCTTTTTAATACCCTGACTCGAACCGAAGAAGACTTCGTGCCCGCTGATGGCACGACGGTCCGGATGTACACGTGTGGCCTGACGGTGTATGCCCGCGGCCATATCGGGAACTTCCGCACGTTTATCAGCCTGGATGTGTTACGCCGCGCCCTCCGTCATCAGGAGGGTTATGGCATGCGCCACGTCATGAATTTCACCGACGTGGACGACAAGACCATCAACGCCTCGCAGCAGGCCGGCATGTCGCTGCGCGACTACACCGACCTGTACATCAAGGCCTTCCGCGATGATTGCGCGACCCTGGGCCTGGAACCGGTGGAAGAAAATCCGCGCGCGACCGATGAGGCGAACCTGCGCGCGATGGTGGACATGATCGCGCAGCTCAAGACGCGTGGCCACACCTACGAGTCGGACGGATCGACATATTTCCGCATCGCAACCCTGCCCGACTACGGCAAACTCGCGCGGCTCGACCACGAGGGCATCCAGGCCGGCGCCCGGGTGGATACCGATACGTACGACAAGCAGGATGCGCGCGACTTCGTCTTGTGGAAGGCCACTAAAGCGGGCGAGCCCACCTGGGACTACGGTTGTGGTCCGGGACGGCCGGGCTGGCACATCGAGTGCTCCGCGATGGCGTTGCGCCTGCTGGGCGACGGGCCCATCGATATTCACGGCGGCGGTATCGATCTGATTTTTCCGCACCACGAAAACGAGATCGCCCAGGCCGAAGGGGCAACCGGACGGCAGTTCTCGCGGTTCTGGGTGCACGTAGAGTTCCTGAACCTCGACCACGAGAAGATGTCGAAGTCGCTCGGGAACGTCTACAACGTGCAGGACATTCTCGACCGTGGTTTCAAGGCGTCGGCGCTCCGCTACGCCTTGATTTCCGTGCACTATCGCAAACAGCTGACGTTCAGCTTCGAGATTCTGACCCAGGCCGACGCCGCGTTGACGCGCCTCACGGACTTTCTGGCGCGCATCGACCGTGTGACCGGGGGCGACGCGCATCCCGAAATCGCGGCGCGAGTTGCGGCGGCGCGTGATGAGTTCCGCAGCAAGATTGCTTCGGACCTGAATGTGCCCGGCGGCCTCGGGGTGATGTTTGAACTCCTCCGCGAGATGAATGCGGCCATGGACCAGGACGGGGGCCGGGCGCTTGGCGCCGCCGACGCGGCGCTCATTCGCGACGCGTTCGAAGAGTTCGACAAGGTGCTGGGCGTGGTGGCGTTGCGACGCCGCGAAGAAGCCGCGCCCCCCGTGCCCGAAGAGGAAATTCGCGCGCTCATCGACGAGCGCCGCCAGGCCCGGCGCGATCGCCAGTTCGCGAAGGCCGACACCATTCGCGCAGGTCTCGAGGCGCGCGGCGTCATTCTCGAGGATTCTCCCACCGGCACCAGGTGGAAGCGAAAGTAG